The genomic region CTTCCTTTAGATGAACAAAACCGTCAAGTAGCTTTAGTAGAATTTGAAACCACTCTTTTTAAAGACGGAAAACAAATTGGGACTGTAAAAAGAAAGCCTATGCCGTTTTTCCCTGGTGAAATGCTAGAGCCAGTAGAATCTTTTGACATCATTCATTTACTTTCTAAAACAGGAAGCAAATTATCCCCATCTGCCTATCCAGGTAAAGTACCACCAGGTAAGTATGAAGTGCAAATCTCAGCAAACGTGATAGGTGGTAAAGGAAGTATAGCGCCTATTTCAATAATCATTTTTATATAATTAACATGAAGAATCTATCGTACCTAAGCATCATTCTATTAATATTAATAGGTTGTAAGCAAACTAACACATCAGATGATGTCTCTTTTGATTCAGGTAATGCTGTAACGAGTACAGATCGATATGATGGTCCATTATTAAAAGTCAGTGATATTCCTTATGCCTGTGATCATCTCAACGTAGAAAATATTAAAAAATGGTACAATCTGGAAAAAGTAGTATGGCTGGCAAAACCGAGTAATCAAGGTCTTGAAAATTCATGTAGCGCAGCTTTTTATGCTGGTTCAACAAATACAAATGTGAGCATACAAGTTTATGACTATCGCTCCTTAGAAGATTTGAATACTGATATACAAATACTGAATAAAATGAATTTTGAAAAGCTTGATATATTTAATTATCCGGCATACTGGTCTGGTGGTGAAGTATATCAAAAGGCACTAACCGTCTTTTATAAAGGATTGAAAATTGTGGTCACACAACCTGCTAGAGATTTTTTTGATGAAGCTACCCATAGAAAAAGATCTATTATAATAGCAAAAGAATATCTAGAGACATTTCAAAACTAGAATTATGAATTCAATATTTATAAAGTAGGCCTATAGTTTTTTGGTGATGAAATTTTGTTTTAAATACGCTTTCGCAAAAGCGTAAACTACATCATCACTAGTACATTTTAAAAGTTAAATCTTTAAGATTTTTAATTACAAAAGCATAAAATAGTCTTAAATAAGCTTTTTATTTTATCATAATAAATCCAATTTATTGATTTACTCGTATCACCAGCATGAGTCAAAAAATCAAATAAATCAAAAATGTATATTATGAGAAAATCAAATTTATTCATAGCGGTAACTGCCGCTGCAGTACTAGCCAGTTGTGTATCTAAAAAGAAATATGTCGAATTAGAAACTAATTATAACGATACCAGATCAGAACTTCAAAAAACTAGGGTTGCAAAGGAAGATCTTGAGAATAAAATGGAACAAATAGAGATGCGTGTAGAACGTTATAATGCTAAAATAGCATCTCTAAAATCAGATCAAGATGGTATGATGGTATCCACTGATGGAGGATCATTAGTGCTATCAAAAAATAACAAAAAGGCGATGCGCAAAACATTGCAAGATGTGCCTGCCGCAAAACTTGCTGGAGCAACTACCTTAAAAGATTCACTTAATATAGCCATAGCACACAACATCGCAAAAAAGATGGGCTCTACCGCTAGCGATAAAGATCTTAACGTATCCATAGAGGAAACAGTAGTAATGATCAATATAGATGATGACCTTTTATTTAAAGATAGTAGCTATAGAGTAAGTAATGATGCCGATGAAATTCTAGCTAAAATAGCTGAGGTCGTTGCCTCTGAACCGTCATTAGAAATCCTAGTAGAAGGACATACAGATAGTCGCACGGTAAAGCAAGGTAGTTACATTAAAGATAACTGGGATTTAAGTACAGAACGTAGTGCCGCTATTGTTAGAAGGTTGGAAGAAAAATTTGGCGTTGCTCCAGAGCAATTAATAGTTGCAGGTAGAGCTAGTTATGACCCTATTGTTGCAAATGACAGCAAAGATAATATGGCTAGAAATCGCAGAACACAAATCGTTATCATGCCTAATTTAGATAAGTTTTTTGCGATGTTAAATAACAACGAGCAACTACTTAGCGAGAACGATAAGTAAAACAATAACCATCCAATTTTAAAAAGGCTCTCTATTCCTAGAGAGCCTTTTTTTTATAATTATTCTTAAGTATCCTTACTTTTTAAGTTCTGTTGTATCTGGATTAAGTAATATAGGTGCTCCATACCCTAAATCCTTCATGCGGTTCATTTGACTAGCCGCATCACCTACGATTAAATAAATCATTTGATCAGGATTTAAGTAGTCATTAGTCAGTCGTTTTACGTCTTCTATAGTCATGTTTTCTACTTCTTGCTCGCGTTTCTTAAGGTAGTCCTTATCAAAACCATATGAGCTCATATTGTCTAACATACCTAGTTTTGCAGATGCTGTTTCTAGTCGGCGAGCGTTACTTTTTATCATATAGCTCTTAGTCACTTCTAAATCTTCTTCTGTAAAACCTGCACCATATTGCTCTATTATTTCTTTTACCAAAGCTGCAGATTCATAAGTCACATTAGTACGCACACTACTGGATATGCTAAAAGAACCTGCAAGATCAGTTCCACCGAACCTAGAACCTATCCCATAAGTATATCCTTTACCTTCACGCAATTGTTGAGTTAATTGAGAAGCAAAACTACCACCTCCTAGACGATAATTCATTACCTGTGCAGCATAGAAATCTTTATCTGTCACTTTTAAAGCAGGATATCCAAAGTTAATGACCGACTGCTTTGCACCTGGCACATCATAAAAATAAACGGCTGCTTTCTCAGGCCTGTTGACTTCGGGTAATTCTGGGAAGACAACATCTTTACTTGGCCAAGATTCATTTAAAGATTTTAAGCTTGACGCTGCTTTAGATTCATCAATAGCACCCACAAATTTAAAGGTGGCTAAATTTGAAGCTATATAATTATTATAATAATCTTTTAAATCTTGAATAGTAATTGATTGAACACTTTGTTCTGTACCAGCACCATTTCTAGATAAAATATTATTCTCGCCATACAGTAATTTAGAAAATTCGTTTGAAGCGATAGCATTAGGGTTTGCTTTACGTTGCTCAATCTGACTGAGAACATCTTGTTTTAATAAATTAAATTCAGTCTCGTCAAATCGTGGTTCTAAAATCATTTCTTGAACTAGCGCCATTGTTTTATCATAGTTGCGCGCAAGAGTCGTACCTGCAACAGTGATAGACTGGTCACCAGCATAAAAATAAATACTAGCACCTAATGATTCAATAGCGTTTTCTAACTCTTCTGGTGTTTTAGTAGCTGTACCACGCATCATTAAATCTGCAAGTAAATTTGAAACACCAACTTTATCGATATTCTCTAATAGCATTCCACCTTTAATATCCATACTAAACTCGACTAAAGGAACTTCATTGCTAGTAATACCGTAGTATTTCATACCAGATGATAATTCATCTTGCCATACATCGGGAGTTTTTAAACTAGGAGCTTCTCCATAAGACGGTTCTACAGATCTATCAAAAGTTGATGGCGTTTTCTCATATGTAGCTTTAATGCTCGCGTCAAAACTCTCTTCGGCGCCAGGAATAATCTGCTCTTCAACAACCTCAGCAAGTGTAGAACCTGTAAGGATTAAGTCTTTTTGATCACGAGGCACAAAGCTAGTAGCGATATAAGGTTTTCCCTTTATATATTTCTCATAAACACGCATAACATCTTCTCGTGTCACGTTCAAAATATTCTGAACATCTTGCGACACAAAACCAGCATCGCCAGCAAACATTTCATATTGCGCTAGCTGGAAACCTTTCCCTAGCGCACTACTTAATCCTCTATAAAAACTTGTTTCTTGACCAGCTTTAATACGTTCTAAATCTGCTTGAGATATACCATCTTTTTCAAATAAAGCAAAACCTTTATCCAATGCAGCAGCAACACTATCCAGTGCAGTTCCATTAAATGCGTTTATAGAAATTGTTGTTTCACCAGCTAGTTCAGACCCATAATTATACATGGTTACATTACTAGTTAATTGTTCTTGGTCCACCAGCATTTTATTAAGAGGAGCCTTTTTACCAGATGAAAGATACTGTGTTAAAATATCTAGTGCATAAGCGTCTTTATCATAATCTGCAACTGTAGGCCATGTGTATGTTAATTGAGGAACTCGAGCAAAGTTATCTTCATAATATAACTTTTTTGTTGCCTCAATAGTAACGGGTTGCTTTGCTAATGGTGCCACTTCTTCTCCTGCAGGAATTTCATCAAAATATTTATGTACCCATGCTTTAGTTTGCTCCATGTTAAAGTCACCAGCGATAGTCAATACGGTATTATTAGGCGTGTACCAGCGACGATAAAATTCCTTTACATCATCTAATGTTGCATTCTGTAAATCTTCTAGTGAACCTATCACTTGCCAATTATATGGATGATCTTTAGGATATAGATTTTTACCTACCACGTATCGCACATGACCATATGGTCTATTATCTACGCTTTGTCTTTTTTCATTTTTAACGACCTGTTTCTCCTTAGCAAGAACAGGATCCGTAACTGTGTTGACAAACCATCCTAACTTATCAGCCTCAGCCCATATCATTTTTTCTAGCGCATCTTTAGGCACCGTTTGGTAATAATTTGTACGATCTCGACTCGTAGATCCATTTGCACCAGATCCACCTATACGAGCACTCATTGCATCTAGTCCACCTTTCCCTAAGTTTTCAGATTCCAAGAATAATAAATGTTCAAAAAGGTGTGCAAATCCTGTACGACCTTCTTTTTCTCGCGCACTACCTACGTGTACAGTAAGCGCTACAGCAGCTACAGGATCTGAGTGATCTTGATGTAAAATAACGGTAAGACCATTATCCAGCGTCATTTTTTCAAACGCAACATCTAATGTCACCTCATCATTATCTTGGGAAACTACCTTGTCATTCTTACATGATAGTAAAAAAGCAACCATACATAAGGCCGCAAAAAATCTGATATTCATGGTTATTGATTTAAGGCCATGAAGTTAATCAAATCTCTTATTATCTATGGTTAAGATATTGAAATTTGGTCATCTTTATAATTACGCTTTCGCGAAAGCGTAACTAAAAAACATACTTCTATTCTTGAGCACTATCTTCACTAGCAATGACCTCTTTTTTAATGAATAAGTAGTAAGCATTAATCAAAATGATTGCAAGGTTAGTAATTACAACCGGAATACTATCTAGCATAAATCCATAGATTACAAAAAGTAAACAGCCTAAAGAATTGAACCAACGTAGTTTTTTGAGGTCTTTGCGTGTAAATGAGAATAGCAATACGGCACTAGCTGCATAGCCTATGAATTCTGTTAGAGTAATGTCCATGGAAATAATATTAAAGCTGTAAAGGTAGTTTTAAAGAAACAAAAAAGCCGATTCAAAAATGAATCGGCTTTTACTTAGTAGCGGGAACTGGACTCGAACCAGTGACCTTCGGGTTATGAGCCCGACGAGCTACCTACTGCTCTATCCCGCGATGTAACGTTTTGTTATTCTTGGCTTTTAACCTTCGAGTAATAAGCTCGACAAACTATCCGTTTTTATGGATGGCAAATATACATCTAATTTAGAGTTCTCACAAGAAGAAATCTTAAGATATTTATAAATCATGTTAAGCTCTTCTCAATTGAGGTGATATTAAGAACTTAAGCAACTCTTATATAGTATCTTAAATAAAAAAATCAATATGAAAACTACAGTCCAAACAGAGAAATATTTAAACGATTTACTTGAAAAAACCTATGATGCCCAACGTGGATATGCTAATGCGGCAGAAATTACTGAGCATGCACAGCTTAAAAGATGGTTTGCAGAGCAAGGAGCAAGAAGGACACATTATGCTGCGTCTTTAACTAAAGAGTTGAAAGCAATGAACCAAGATCCTGAACTGGATGGAAGTTTTAAAGGCGATATGCACCGTGGATGGATGAACTTAAAAGCGGCTTTAAGTATCAATAAAGACGAAGCTATATTAGAAGAGTGTATCACAGGAGAGAAGAAAGCTATTGAAGAGTACACTGCAGTACTAGAGAACAAATCTGAGTTACCACCTACAGTAGTTTCTATACTAGAAGCACAGAAAGATGAGATACAATCTACAGTGAATACAATTAGACGATTAGAAGATATTGCAGATGATCACAACCTGTAATCAAAAAGAATAGTCAATAAAAAGCGGTGTAAGACCGCTTTTTTTTATTGACCTATTTCTCTAGCTTCAAAAGAAGTTAATTCTCCGTCATCAAATCCTACCTGTAACTCAATGGGATTACAACACACTTCACAGTCCTCTACATAAGTTTGAGAGTATGCAGAATCTAATAGCATAGATATTTCTTGCCAGCAGTGTGGACACATGAAAAAATGTTCTATCATAAAGGCATGTTTAAAATTTGCCCTACTAGCTGTAGTAATTGATACTCTGCAAGTTTTGCATCATATTTTGCCAGATTTTTAATAGTGACCGCGTTTAATAGATTAAGTTGTGCCTGTCTAAATTCTACACTACTTACTTGACCTATTTTAAACTGTTCTTGAGTACGGTTAAAATTATCATCGTTAGTAAGGACGTTTTGTTCTTGCATTTTATAAATAGCTAGTGCATTTTCATAATTTCCTTTTGCATTTGCAATATCACGAGCGACCTCTTGTTCTAGCTGGCTTTTAAATAAAGCTTCATTTTTATAGGCAATTTTAGCATTACGTAAATTATTTAAGGAACTTCCTCCATCAAAAATATCCCAAGTCAAATTTGCTCCAACGGCTATATTTGCACTAGTCCTGGTAGTGGAAGGAAAAAATGCTGTTGGTGGATTTTCAGATTGATTCCACCCATAAGAACCTGATAAGCCTATGCGCGGTAACAATAAAGCTTTTGTCGTTTTTATATCATAATCACTAATTTGTAAAGTACTTTCAGCTTGTAGTAAGCTAACGTTATTTTGCTTTACTTTTTCTAAAAAACTGTCAATTACCAAAATATTTTGGAAGGTCACAGTTGTATCCACCACATATTGTTGATTCAGGTCACGGTTTAGTAAAAGGTTTAAATCACGCTTTGTATTGCGCAATTGTTGTCTAGCATTTAATAAATTAATACTATCTGCATTAATATCTACTCGAGCATTAAGCACCTCAAGCTTATTTACTTGACCATAATCAAATTGATATTGGGCTCGTTGCTCACGCTGTTTTGATATTTGTAGGTTTTCTTGAAAAATCTTTTCATTCTCAGTTAACCTTGCTATCTCTAGATAAACACTCATTAATTGAACTGTAGTAGTTTCTATAGTAGACCTGGCTTGCAATTGACTTAATTGATATTGTTCTTTAAGTCGTTTAAAATTATATAATCTACCTAACCCATCAAATAAAGTATAATTTAAAGACAACCCAGCATTATACTGTGTGGTTTGTGCATTATTAATTTCTATGTCGTCTCTAGGCACACCATTACCGTCTAGCGCTCCATTAAAATCTGTTTTTGAATCATTCTCATCAATAGAGGCACCTGCAGTTCCCTGCAAACTAGGCAGGTAA from Nonlabens arenilitoris harbors:
- a CDS encoding OmpA/MotB family protein, with translation MRKSNLFIAVTAAAVLASCVSKKKYVELETNYNDTRSELQKTRVAKEDLENKMEQIEMRVERYNAKIASLKSDQDGMMVSTDGGSLVLSKNNKKAMRKTLQDVPAAKLAGATTLKDSLNIAIAHNIAKKMGSTASDKDLNVSIEETVVMINIDDDLLFKDSSYRVSNDADEILAKIAEVVASEPSLEILVEGHTDSRTVKQGSYIKDNWDLSTERSAAIVRRLEEKFGVAPEQLIVAGRASYDPIVANDSKDNMARNRRTQIVIMPNLDKFFAMLNNNEQLLSENDK
- a CDS encoding M16 family metallopeptidase; protein product: MNIRFFAALCMVAFLLSCKNDKVVSQDNDEVTLDVAFEKMTLDNGLTVILHQDHSDPVAAVALTVHVGSAREKEGRTGFAHLFEHLLFLESENLGKGGLDAMSARIGGSGANGSTSRDRTNYYQTVPKDALEKMIWAEADKLGWFVNTVTDPVLAKEKQVVKNEKRQSVDNRPYGHVRYVVGKNLYPKDHPYNWQVIGSLEDLQNATLDDVKEFYRRWYTPNNTVLTIAGDFNMEQTKAWVHKYFDEIPAGEEVAPLAKQPVTIEATKKLYYEDNFARVPQLTYTWPTVADYDKDAYALDILTQYLSSGKKAPLNKMLVDQEQLTSNVTMYNYGSELAGETTISINAFNGTALDSVAAALDKGFALFEKDGISQADLERIKAGQETSFYRGLSSALGKGFQLAQYEMFAGDAGFVSQDVQNILNVTREDVMRVYEKYIKGKPYIATSFVPRDQKDLILTGSTLAEVVEEQIIPGAEESFDASIKATYEKTPSTFDRSVEPSYGEAPSLKTPDVWQDELSSGMKYYGITSNEVPLVEFSMDIKGGMLLENIDKVGVSNLLADLMMRGTATKTPEELENAIESLGASIYFYAGDQSITVAGTTLARNYDKTMALVQEMILEPRFDETEFNLLKQDVLSQIEQRKANPNAIASNEFSKLLYGENNILSRNGAGTEQSVQSITIQDLKDYYNNYIASNLATFKFVGAIDESKAASSLKSLNESWPSKDVVFPELPEVNRPEKAAVYFYDVPGAKQSVINFGYPALKVTDKDFYAAQVMNYRLGGGSFASQLTQQLREGKGYTYGIGSRFGGTDLAGSFSISSSVRTNVTYESAALVKEIIEQYGAGFTEEDLEVTKSYMIKSNARRLETASAKLGMLDNMSSYGFDKDYLKKREQEVENMTIEDVKRLTNDYLNPDQMIYLIVGDAASQMNRMKDLGYGAPILLNPDTTELKK
- a CDS encoding YgjV family protein: MDITLTEFIGYAASAVLLFSFTRKDLKKLRWFNSLGCLLFVIYGFMLDSIPVVITNLAIILINAYYLFIKKEVIASEDSAQE
- a CDS encoding ferritin-like domain-containing protein, translated to MKTTVQTEKYLNDLLEKTYDAQRGYANAAEITEHAQLKRWFAEQGARRTHYAASLTKELKAMNQDPELDGSFKGDMHRGWMNLKAALSINKDEAILEECITGEKKAIEEYTAVLENKSELPPTVVSILEAQKDEIQSTVNTIRRLEDIADDHNL
- a CDS encoding CPXCG motif-containing cysteine-rich protein produces the protein MIEHFFMCPHCWQEISMLLDSAYSQTYVEDCEVCCNPIELQVGFDDGELTSFEAREIGQ
- a CDS encoding TolC family protein, which gives rise to MKHKVIYSLIALVYLAFAKAYAQQPDASLLTREQAVELMLENNYGIQIARNSEIIAENNTSILNSGYLPSLQGTAGASIDENDSKTDFNGALDGNGVPRDDIEINNAQTTQYNAGLSLNYTLFDGLGRLYNFKRLKEQYQLSQLQARSTIETTTVQLMSVYLEIARLTENEKIFQENLQISKQREQRAQYQFDYGQVNKLEVLNARVDINADSINLLNARQQLRNTKRDLNLLLNRDLNQQYVVDTTVTFQNILVIDSFLEKVKQNNVSLLQAESTLQISDYDIKTTKALLLPRIGLSGSYGWNQSENPPTAFFPSTTRTSANIAVGANLTWDIFDGGSSLNNLRNAKIAYKNEALFKSQLEQEVARDIANAKGNYENALAIYKMQEQNVLTNDDNFNRTQEQFKIGQVSSVEFRQAQLNLLNAVTIKNLAKYDAKLAEYQLLQLVGQILNMPL